One stretch of Chiroxiphia lanceolata isolate bChiLan1 chromosome 1, bChiLan1.pri, whole genome shotgun sequence DNA includes these proteins:
- the LOC116800139 gene encoding collagen alpha-2(IV) chain-like: MGSWEPLDGILGALESLDVTLRAPGWDPGSPWRAWIGSWETWRPPGSDLRSPGEPGLDPGTPWMGSWEPWRPSGSDPGSPGEPGLDPGSPGEPGCDPESPWMGSWEPLDWILGALESLDVTLRAPGLDPGTPGDPLDLILGALESLDGILGALESLDVTLGSPWRPSGSDPGSPGEPGWDPGSPWMGSWDPGEPGCDPGSPGDPLDLTLGAPGDPLDLTLGAPGDPLDGILGALESLDLTLGAMESLDWILGPPGLDPGSPGHPLGQILGALEFLETPWVGSCEPWSSWRPPGSDPVSPGTP; the protein is encoded by the exons ATGGGATCCTGGGAGCCCCTGGATGGGATCCTGGgagccctggagagcctggatGTGACCCTGAGAGCCCCTGGATGGGATCCTGGGAGCCCCTGGAGAGCCTGGATTGGATCCTGGGAGACCTGGAGA CCCCCTGGATCTGACCTTAGgagccctggagagcctggatTGGATCCTGGGACCCCCTGGATGGGATCCTGGGAG CCCTGGAGACCCTCTGGATCTGATCCTGGgagccctggagagcctggatTGGATCCTGGgagccctggagagcctggatGTGACCCTGAGAGCC CCTGGATGGGATCCTGGGAGCCCCTGGATTGGATCCTGGgagccctggagagcctggatGTGACCCTGAGAGCCCCTGGATTGGATCCTGGGA CCCCTGGAGACCCTCTGGATCTGATCCTGGgagccctggagagcctggatGGGATCCTGGgagccctggagagcctggatGTGACTCTGGGGAGCCCCTGGAGACCCTCTGGATCTGATCCTGGGAGCCCTGGTGAGCCTGGATGGGATCCTGGGAGCCCCTGGATGGGATCCTGGGA CCCTGGAGAGCCTGGATGTGACCCTGGGAGCCCTGGAGACCCCCTGGATCTGACCCTGGGAGCCCCTGGAGACCCCCTGGATCTGACCCTGGGAGCCCCTGGAGACCCCCTGGATGGGATCCTGGgagccctggagagcctggatCTGACCCTGGGAGCCATGGAGAGCCTGGATTGGATCCTGGGACCCCCTGGGTTGGATCCTGGGAGCCCTGGACACCCCCTGGGTCAGATCCTGGGAGCCCTGGAGTTCCTGGAGACCCCCTGGGTCGGATCCTGTGAGCCCTGGAGTTCCTGGAGACCCCCTGGGTCAGATCCTGTGAGCCCTGGAACCCCCTAA